In Alistipes sp. ZOR0009, the genomic stretch GATAACGAGGCTGATGACCACAAATAGAACAAAGTTTTTCCATGCAAAACGGAGCAGCGGCAGGTTAAAGGTGGCAACGGATAGGCCGATGGCAATTATCGGCCCCATAAGAGGGGAAACCAGCATTGCCCCAATTATAACAGCTGTAGAGTTGGTGTTTAACCCCAACGATGCAATAAAGATTGCGCCAATTAGCGCCCATAGGTTAACGCCTTTAAATATAGTGCCCTGCTTTACGCTTTCTTGTATAAGCGAGGAGTCTTGTGTGTTTGGGTGAATGTCAAAGTAGTGCTTTAGCAACTCTCGCCAAGAAAACCGTCCTTCGCGATTGTCCTCTTTAATGAAATTGTGTGGCATCTCAGAATCTTTTAGTCTGTTATAAAATTAAGGCATTTTTTGGTGAGGATGAATACTTGTGTCTAGTAAAGTACAAAATAGAAAGATAGCCTCTTACTAGTGGTGGGCGTAAAGATTTAAATGATTTTGCTACTTTAGAGAAATTTACTTTTGATGGAGCATCTAATAGAATACGGTTATGTAGGCTTATTTCTGGCAGCATTTATTGCCGCTACATTTATTCCCATGAGTTCGGAGGTGGTGTTTGTAGGATTGCTCATTGCCGGCGCTAATCCTATATTTGCAACCATTGCCGCAACTGCCGGAAATACGCTAGGTGGGATGCTTGGTTACATACTTGGCTTTTTAGGCAAGTGGGAGTGGGTGGAGAAGTACTTTAAGGTAAAGGAGGCAACGCTCGAGAAATGGAGCGGAACCATCAAAAAGTATGGAGCCGTAATGGCCTTCTTCTCGTGGCTGCCAGGTATTGGCGATTTTATTCCGGTTGTATTGGGCTTCATGAAAACATCGAAGTGGCTGGTACTGGGGTATATGATTTTGGGAAAGGCAACTCGTTACACCATTTGGGCTTTTCTTACAGTTCATGGCGTTAAATTGTTTAATGGAATATTTTAGTTGACAGATATGGATAAGGTTTACGAGCTAGAAATGCAGGTTCGCGACTATGAGTGCGACATTCAGGGAATTGTTAATAATGCAGTTTACCAAAACTACTTAGAACATTGTAGGCACGAGTTTCTTAATGAGGTTGGGCTAAACTTTGCGCAGCTGCATAACGATGGTATAGATGCGGTAGTTATTCGGGTAGAAATGGACTATAAGCAATCCTTACGACCAGGCGACAAGTTTTTGGTAACCCTTGGTATGCACAAGGAGGGGCGTTTACGTTTTGTTTTTGATCAAAACATAATCCGCAAAAGCGATGGTAAGGTGGCTATACAGGCAAAGGTAACAGGCGTCTTAACAAAAAATGGAAGGCCAATTGCTCCAACCTTGTTTGATGAGGTGCTAACGGCACAAGGGTATACCTTTAATGAACTGTAGTTAATAGGCCAGTAGGATAGCTAGCTATCCTGATTCTTGAATTATCTTTCGTATCTTTGTCAAAATTTTAATTAGATGGATTCAACAAGACAGCTCAAAATAGGCCGATTAATACAAAAGGACTTAGGTGAGCTAATTCAACGTCAAGGTTTAGCCGCCTACGACGGGGCAATGGTAACGGTTACCGCTGTGCGTGTTTCGCCAGATTTAGGTTTTGCGAAGGTGTATGTAAGCGTTTTTCCATCCAATAAGGCTAAGGACGTTAAGGTTAAGTTAGACGAGAATGCAAAGGATCTTAGATTTGAGTTGGGCCAACGCGTGCGCCATCAGCTTCGTATTGTACCCGAGATTGCATTCTATATTGATGATTCGTTAGATTACGTAGAGCGTATTGACAACCTGTTGAAATAGGAGTTAAGGGATTCCCTTCCATAGGTTGCAGAGGCGATTTTAATCAGCAGTTAGAAAAGGTTATTTCAGATCCTCTGCTGCGCCTCTTAAAGCGTCTAATCCGTAAATACGCTTGTTTTACACTTGATATGCAACTTGTACGTTTTATAAATTAGGCTGTGGAAGTGGAATCTTGCAAGAATACTTATTGTGAAAGCCATTAAACTAAGATAATGAATTTGCCATTTTTCCTTGCTAAAAGGTATCTCTTCTCAAAGAAGAAGCATTCGTCAATCAATATCATGTCGATGATAAGTTTGGTTGGAGTAGCAGTGGGAGCGATGGCCTTAGTCGTTGTCTTGTCGGTTTATAATGGCTTTGACAGCTATATCCGTTCGATGTATAGCACCTTCGATCCGGAGTTGAAGATTACTCCGGCGGAAGGGAAGTACTTCAGCTACGATGAGGCGCTAAACCATCGGCTGCACTCTGTAAAAGGTGTACAGTCGGTTAGTCGTACTATCGAGGAGAATGCGCTTGTAAAATATGCCGATAAGCAGCAGGTGGTAACCATAAAGGGGGTTGACTCGTCCTACCAGCATGTTGTGGGGATTGACTCGATGCTTGCTGTTGGTCGCTTCGATCTTACAAAAGGCGATATTAATCAGGCGTCTGTGGGGTTGATGATTGCCCAGTCGTTAGGTGTCGGGGTAAACTTTATGAACCCGCTGTACCTGTACTTGCCCAACCCATCGGCTCAGGATGCCGCTTCGCCCGATGCCTTAATTCAAAGCTACGTGTTTCCTTCGTCGGTATTCGAAACCAACCTCGAATACGATATGAAGTATGTTTTTGTACCCATACGGGTTTTGGATACGATTTTTCATTTTACGAATGAAACGTCTGCCTTGGAGTTGAAGATAAAGCCTGGTGCTAACTTGACCGAGGTTTATGCTGCGGTTAAGTCGGAGCTGGGCCCTGCATTTGTTGTAAAGGATCGGTTTATGCAAAATGAGGTGCTTTTTCGGATTATGAAGTCGGAAAAGTGGATCATCTACCTCATCTTATCATTGATTTTAATTGTAGCTTCATTTAATATTATTGGCTCGCTTTCGATGCTAATGCTCGATAAAACGGAGGACGTGAAGATCTTGCGATCGATGGGCGCTTCTCCGAAGCTCTTGGAGCGAACTTTTTTCTTGTCTGGCTGGCTAATATCGATTGTAGGGGCGGCTGTTGGGGTTGTTTTAGGGTTGCTTGTTTCGTTGGCACAGCAGCACTTTAAGCTGGTAAAACTTTACACCGAGGGGAATTTTGTGCTCGATGCCTATCCCGTACAGATACAACCTTTAGATTTGCTGTATGTTTTTGTAACGGTTGTGGGGATCGGCTTTTTTGCCGCTCGTTACCCTATTTCAACGTTAAAAAAGTCTGTTTCTTAACGAGCATGACTGGCAATACATCAAATGTTAAATAAAATAC encodes the following:
- a CDS encoding YqaA family protein, translated to MEHLIEYGYVGLFLAAFIAATFIPMSSEVVFVGLLIAGANPIFATIAATAGNTLGGMLGYILGFLGKWEWVEKYFKVKEATLEKWSGTIKKYGAVMAFFSWLPGIGDFIPVVLGFMKTSKWLVLGYMILGKATRYTIWAFLTVHGVKLFNGIF
- a CDS encoding acyl-CoA thioesterase; the protein is MDKVYELEMQVRDYECDIQGIVNNAVYQNYLEHCRHEFLNEVGLNFAQLHNDGIDAVVIRVEMDYKQSLRPGDKFLVTLGMHKEGRLRFVFDQNIIRKSDGKVAIQAKVTGVLTKNGRPIAPTLFDEVLTAQGYTFNEL
- the rbfA gene encoding 30S ribosome-binding factor RbfA, producing MDSTRQLKIGRLIQKDLGELIQRQGLAAYDGAMVTVTAVRVSPDLGFAKVYVSVFPSNKAKDVKVKLDENAKDLRFELGQRVRHQLRIVPEIAFYIDDSLDYVERIDNLLK
- a CDS encoding ABC transporter permease gives rise to the protein MNLPFFLAKRYLFSKKKHSSINIMSMISLVGVAVGAMALVVVLSVYNGFDSYIRSMYSTFDPELKITPAEGKYFSYDEALNHRLHSVKGVQSVSRTIEENALVKYADKQQVVTIKGVDSSYQHVVGIDSMLAVGRFDLTKGDINQASVGLMIAQSLGVGVNFMNPLYLYLPNPSAQDAASPDALIQSYVFPSSVFETNLEYDMKYVFVPIRVLDTIFHFTNETSALELKIKPGANLTEVYAAVKSELGPAFVVKDRFMQNEVLFRIMKSEKWIIYLILSLILIVASFNIIGSLSMLMLDKTEDVKILRSMGASPKLLERTFFLSGWLISIVGAAVGVVLGLLVSLAQQHFKLVKLYTEGNFVLDAYPVQIQPLDLLYVFVTVVGIGFFAARYPISTLKKSVS